One genomic window of Actinoalloteichus hoggarensis includes the following:
- a CDS encoding SDR family oxidoreductase, producing the protein MVKTTALVTGANKGLGREAVRRLAGLGWTVFLGARDAERGTEAARALAKEGLDVRFVELDVRSDESVAAAAKTVFTEAGSLDVLVNNAGIGGPGLAPADTGADELREVFEVNTFGPVRVMRSFLPLLRAAEQPRVVMVSSGMGSFGVAEDPRHAGIVPPQLGYPASKTALNMITVQYAHAMDDIRINAVDPGYTATDLNGHTGFQSLTEGTDAIVRLACVDADGPTGGFFDRHGKAAW; encoded by the coding sequence ATGGTGAAGACGACTGCCCTGGTCACCGGGGCGAACAAGGGACTAGGACGCGAGGCCGTGCGCCGCCTCGCGGGCCTCGGCTGGACGGTGTTCCTCGGGGCCAGGGATGCCGAACGCGGCACCGAGGCGGCGCGGGCGCTGGCGAAGGAGGGGCTGGACGTGCGGTTCGTCGAGCTCGACGTGCGGTCCGACGAGTCCGTGGCGGCGGCGGCGAAGACCGTGTTCACCGAGGCGGGCAGCCTGGACGTGCTGGTGAACAACGCGGGCATCGGCGGCCCGGGCCTGGCGCCTGCCGACACCGGGGCGGACGAACTGCGGGAGGTGTTCGAGGTGAACACCTTCGGGCCGGTCCGGGTGATGCGGTCCTTCCTGCCGCTGCTGCGCGCGGCCGAACAGCCCAGGGTCGTGATGGTGTCCAGCGGAATGGGGTCGTTCGGCGTGGCCGAGGACCCTCGCCACGCCGGCATCGTGCCGCCGCAGCTCGGCTATCCGGCCTCGAAGACGGCGCTGAACATGATCACCGTCCAGTACGCCCACGCGATGGACGACATCCGGATCAACGCCGTGGACCCCGGCTACACCGCGACCGACCTCAACGGCCATACGGGTTTCCAGAGCCTGACCGAGGGGACGGACGCGATCGTCCGGCTGGCGTGTGTCGACGCGGACGGCCCGACCGGCGGCTTCTTCGATCGTCACGGGAAGGCGGCCTGGTGA
- a CDS encoding TetR/AcrR family transcriptional regulator: protein MAPRRAAVLRGEDDGRSLREHLIATAEHLIADRGTAGLTVRAIAREAGVADGVLYNHFADKEELLANALYRYVRSVERGLGPLPEPGVGTVEAGLRVHLAYGLALHRAILPAFTGLLAQPVVLARFAELRDHGEHWRDKLLGYLRAERESGRLAADAQVDAAAAMLVGVCHETVLSALLPSGTASGAPAVESVVTAVLNGIS from the coding sequence ATGGCACCGAGAAGAGCGGCGGTCCTGCGCGGCGAGGACGACGGACGAAGCCTGCGCGAACATCTGATCGCCACCGCCGAACACCTCATCGCCGACCGGGGAACGGCGGGGCTGACCGTTCGCGCGATCGCGCGCGAGGCGGGAGTGGCCGACGGCGTGCTGTACAACCACTTCGCCGACAAGGAGGAGCTCCTGGCGAACGCCCTGTACAGGTATGTCCGGTCGGTCGAACGCGGCCTGGGTCCGCTCCCCGAGCCCGGTGTCGGCACCGTCGAGGCGGGCCTCCGCGTCCACCTCGCCTACGGCCTGGCCCTGCACAGGGCGATCCTGCCCGCGTTCACCGGGCTGCTCGCCCAGCCTGTCGTGCTCGCCAGGTTCGCGGAACTCCGCGACCACGGCGAGCACTGGCGCGACAAGCTGCTCGGCTACCTGCGCGCCGAGCGGGAGTCGGGACGGTTGGCGGCGGACGCACAGGTGGACGCCGCGGCGGCGATGCTCGTCGGCGTCTGCCACGAGACCGTGCTGTCCGCGCTGCTGCCGTCGGGCACGGCGTCGGGGGCCCCCGCTGTCGAGTCCGTGGTCACCGCCGTGCTGAACGGCATCAGCTGA
- a CDS encoding helix-turn-helix transcriptional regulator, whose translation MDGMDRAELAVVLRAARARLSPADVGLPAGRRRQVPGLRREEVAQLAGLGIDYVIRLEQGRGPRPSTQVLRALARALRLGDDDRDTLFRLAGSAPPQAGHVPMLVRPNVLRMLDRMSDLPVLVLSAKSDVLAWNPLAAALFGDFSAQPPDQRNFIRRRFLGADARAGTSSADTGGADTDSDSPGCVGCLRNAQARYPDDPDLARLIADLRSGSPRFDALWRSSRSGRLRAKSTTIDHPEFGRLTLDGDVLLVPEDDQTVVIYSAAAGTPTASALELLRVTGLEQFTA comes from the coding sequence ATGGACGGTATGGACCGAGCCGAACTCGCCGTCGTCCTGCGGGCCGCGCGGGCCCGTCTCTCGCCTGCCGACGTCGGCCTGCCCGCTGGTCGGCGCAGGCAGGTACCGGGGCTGCGTCGCGAGGAGGTCGCACAGCTCGCGGGTCTGGGCATCGACTACGTGATCCGGTTGGAACAGGGCCGCGGACCCCGGCCTTCGACCCAGGTGTTGCGGGCTCTGGCTCGGGCGTTGCGGCTCGGCGACGACGATCGGGACACGCTCTTCCGGCTGGCAGGCTCCGCTCCCCCGCAGGCGGGACACGTGCCGATGCTCGTCCGGCCGAACGTCCTGCGGATGCTGGACCGGATGTCGGATCTGCCGGTGCTCGTGCTGTCCGCCAAGTCCGACGTGCTCGCCTGGAATCCGCTCGCCGCCGCGTTGTTCGGCGACTTCTCCGCGCAGCCGCCGGATCAGCGCAACTTCATCCGCCGTCGTTTCCTCGGTGCGGACGCCCGAGCAGGCACGTCCTCGGCGGACACGGGAGGGGCGGACACGGACTCGGATTCGCCAGGCTGTGTCGGCTGCCTGCGCAATGCTCAGGCACGCTATCCGGACGATCCGGACCTGGCCCGGCTCATCGCCGACCTGCGGTCGGGCAGCCCCCGGTTCGACGCCCTGTGGCGGTCCAGTCGCTCCGGCAGGCTGCGCGCGAAGAGCACGACCATCGACCACCCGGAGTTCGGCCGCCTCACCCTGGACGGCGACGTGCTGCTGGTGCCGGAGGACGACCAGACCGTCGTGATCTATTCGGCCGCGGCGGGGACCCCGACCGCGTCGGCGCTGGAACTCCTCCGGGTGACAGGTCTCGAACAGTTCACCGCCTGA
- the rpsR gene encoding 30S ribosomal protein S18 — translation MAKPPVRKPKKKVCVFCKDARKGHPQNIDYKDTTLLRKYISDRGKIRARRVTGNCSQHQRDVAVAVKNSREMALLPYTSTAR, via the coding sequence ATGGCTAAGCCACCCGTACGCAAGCCGAAGAAGAAGGTCTGCGTCTTCTGCAAGGACGCCCGCAAGGGCCACCCGCAGAACATCGACTACAAGGACACCACACTGCTTCGGAAGTACATCTCCGACCGAGGCAAGATCCGGGCTCGTCGAGTGACCGGCAACTGCAGCCAGCATCAGCGGGACGTCGCCGTCGCGGTGAAGAACTCCCGTGAGATGGCGCTGCTGCCCTACACGTCGACTGCTCGCTGA
- the rplI gene encoding 50S ribosomal protein L9: MKLILTADVSGLGGPGDIVEVKDGYGRNFLVPRGLAILATRGAEKQVATIRRSQEGRRIRDLDHAKEIKSSLEGLGAVRHQVRASQDSGKLFGSVTTADVVTAVKAAGGPLLDKRAIQLPGHIKKTGKHPVSVRLHPEVTVSFNLEVAPAE; encoded by the coding sequence ATGAAGCTCATCCTCACCGCTGACGTCAGCGGTCTCGGCGGCCCCGGCGACATCGTCGAGGTCAAGGACGGCTACGGCCGCAACTTCCTGGTGCCGCGAGGCCTGGCCATCCTGGCCACGCGCGGCGCGGAGAAGCAGGTCGCCACGATCCGCCGTTCCCAGGAGGGCAGGCGGATCCGCGACCTCGACCACGCCAAGGAGATCAAGTCGAGCCTGGAGGGCCTCGGTGCGGTACGTCACCAGGTCCGCGCCTCGCAGGACAGCGGCAAGCTGTTCGGCTCGGTGACGACGGCCGACGTGGTCACCGCGGTCAAGGCCGCGGGCGGCCCGCTGCTCGACAAGAGGGCGATCCAGCTGCCCGGTCACATCAAGAAGACCGGCAAGCACCCGGTGAGCGTCCGGCTCCACCCGGAGGTCACCGTGTCGTTCAACCTCGAGGTCGCCCCGGCCGAGTGA
- a CDS encoding single-stranded DNA-binding protein codes for MAGETTITVVGNLTADPDLRFTSSGAAVANFTVASTPRTFDRQSGEWKDGEALFLRCSLWRQAAENAAESLSRGMRVVVQGRLRQRSFKTKEGEDRTVVELEVDEIGPSLRYATAKVNKVSRGGGGGGGYGSGGGGGTAPADDPWGSAPPAGPSGGSGGYSDEPPF; via the coding sequence ATGGCTGGTGAGACGACAATCACCGTGGTCGGGAACCTGACCGCAGACCCAGACCTTCGCTTCACCTCATCAGGTGCGGCGGTGGCGAACTTCACCGTGGCCTCCACTCCGCGCACCTTCGACAGGCAGTCGGGCGAGTGGAAGGACGGCGAGGCGCTGTTCCTCCGCTGCAGCCTGTGGCGTCAGGCGGCGGAGAACGCCGCCGAGTCGCTGAGCCGAGGCATGCGCGTCGTCGTGCAGGGCAGGCTGCGCCAGCGATCCTTCAAGACCAAGGAAGGCGAGGACCGGACCGTCGTCGAGCTCGAGGTCGACGAGATCGGCCCGTCGCTGCGGTACGCGACCGCCAAGGTCAACAAGGTGAGCCGAGGCGGCGGCGGTGGCGGCGGCTACGGATCAGGCGGCGGTGGCGGTACCGCTCCCGCCGACGACCCGTGGGGCTCCGCACCTCCGGCAGGCCCGAGTGGCGGCTCCGGCGGATACAGCGACGAGCCTCCGTTCTAG
- a CDS encoding class I SAM-dependent methyltransferase yields the protein MTSVVNTAQAQAWNGYEGEHWAAHYDRYDAVNGGFNEALFDAARLGEHARVLDVGCGNGQMTRAAARRAPLGQVTGVDLSEPMLARARDRADVEKVANVSFQQGDVQVYPFRDGSFDIALSRFGAMFFADPVAAFANIGRALRPGGRLAFVCMTELSGTDLGTVLDAMAPHLPRPTGPDGTGPTSFADPARTRSVLSDAGFRDIACTRVEADQIWGRDVDDAAEFIGGWGPVKHHLDQVAPDDAARAVDALTVALRPFAEETAVRLRGTAWLVTALR from the coding sequence ATGACGAGCGTCGTCAACACCGCGCAGGCGCAGGCCTGGAATGGATACGAGGGCGAGCACTGGGCTGCCCACTACGACCGCTACGACGCCGTGAACGGCGGGTTCAACGAGGCGCTGTTCGACGCGGCCCGGCTCGGTGAGCACGCTCGAGTGCTTGACGTGGGCTGCGGAAACGGGCAGATGACCCGTGCGGCGGCCCGCCGGGCCCCGCTCGGTCAGGTCACCGGGGTCGATCTGTCCGAGCCCATGCTCGCCAGGGCGCGTGACCGCGCGGACGTCGAGAAGGTGGCCAACGTGTCGTTCCAGCAGGGCGACGTGCAGGTGTACCCGTTCCGGGACGGCTCGTTCGACATCGCGCTGAGCAGGTTCGGGGCCATGTTCTTCGCCGATCCGGTCGCGGCCTTCGCGAACATCGGCCGCGCGCTGCGGCCCGGCGGCCGGCTCGCGTTCGTGTGCATGACCGAGCTGTCCGGGACCGACCTCGGCACGGTGCTCGATGCGATGGCGCCCCACCTGCCGCGCCCGACCGGGCCGGACGGGACCGGCCCCACCTCGTTCGCGGATCCCGCTCGCACCCGCTCCGTGCTGTCCGACGCCGGGTTCCGGGACATCGCCTGCACCCGGGTGGAGGCCGACCAGATCTGGGGCCGCGACGTCGACGACGCCGCCGAGTTCATCGGCGGCTGGGGGCCGGTGAAGCACCATCTCGATCAGGTCGCTCCGGACGACGCGGCCCGTGCCGTGGACGCCCTCACGGTCGCGCTGCGGCCGTTCGCCGAGGAGACGGCCGTTCGCCTGCGCGGAACAGCGTGGCTGGTGACGGCTCTACGATGA
- the dnaB gene encoding replicative DNA helicase: protein MALTDDRGAAADNTFDRQPPQDLAAEQSVLGGMLLSKDAIADVVEVVRPDDFYRPAHQAIYDCILDLYGRGEPADAITVSAELERRSELPRIGGAPYMHTLIATVPTAANAGYYAEIVAEKAVLRRLVEAGTRIVQLGYHGAEGAAIDEVVDRAQAAIYEVTERRTSEDYVALEHLLQPTMDEIDAIASRDGQSLGVPTGFTDLDAVTNGLHPGQMIIVAARPGVGKSTLGLDFARSCSIKHGFSSVIFSLEMSKTEIVMRMLSAEARIRLGDMRGGKMTDDDWTRLARRMGEVSEAPLFVDDSPNLTMMEIRAKARRLKQRNDLKLVVVDYLQLMSSGKRVESRQQEVSEFSRHLKLLAKELEVPVVAISQLNRGPEQRTDKRPMLSDLRESGSLEQDADMVLLIHRPDAFERDDPRMGEADLILAKHRAGPTTTVTLAHQLHYSRFVDMAQS, encoded by the coding sequence GTGGCTCTGACCGACGATCGCGGAGCGGCGGCGGACAACACGTTCGACCGCCAGCCGCCGCAGGATCTGGCCGCCGAGCAGTCCGTCCTCGGCGGGATGCTGCTCAGCAAGGACGCCATCGCCGACGTCGTGGAGGTGGTCCGCCCGGACGACTTCTACCGACCCGCGCACCAGGCGATCTACGACTGCATCCTGGACCTGTACGGCCGGGGCGAACCCGCCGACGCCATCACGGTGTCCGCCGAGCTGGAACGACGGTCCGAGCTGCCCCGGATCGGCGGGGCGCCCTACATGCACACCCTGATCGCCACCGTGCCCACCGCCGCCAACGCCGGGTACTACGCCGAGATCGTCGCGGAGAAGGCGGTGCTCCGGCGGCTCGTCGAGGCGGGGACCCGCATCGTCCAGCTCGGATACCACGGCGCGGAGGGCGCCGCGATCGATGAGGTCGTCGACCGGGCGCAGGCCGCGATCTACGAGGTCACCGAGCGTCGGACCAGCGAGGACTACGTCGCCCTCGAACACCTGTTGCAGCCGACGATGGACGAGATCGACGCCATCGCCTCGCGCGACGGGCAGTCGCTGGGTGTGCCGACCGGGTTCACCGACCTGGACGCGGTCACCAACGGCCTGCATCCCGGGCAGATGATCATCGTCGCGGCACGGCCCGGCGTCGGCAAGTCGACGCTCGGCCTCGACTTCGCCCGCTCCTGCTCCATCAAGCACGGGTTCAGCAGCGTCATCTTCTCCCTGGAGATGAGCAAGACGGAGATCGTGATGCGGATGCTCTCCGCCGAGGCACGCATCCGCCTCGGGGACATGCGCGGCGGGAAGATGACCGACGACGACTGGACCAGGCTGGCCAGGAGGATGGGCGAGGTCAGCGAGGCGCCGCTGTTCGTCGACGACTCCCCGAACCTCACGATGATGGAGATCCGAGCCAAGGCCAGAAGGCTGAAACAGCGCAACGACCTCAAGCTGGTCGTGGTGGACTACCTCCAGCTGATGAGCTCCGGCAAGCGCGTCGAGTCACGGCAGCAGGAGGTCTCCGAGTTCTCCCGGCATCTCAAGCTGCTCGCCAAGGAGCTGGAGGTCCCCGTCGTGGCGATCAGCCAGCTCAACCGTGGTCCCGAGCAGCGCACCGACAAGCGGCCGATGCTCTCCGACCTCCGTGAGTCGGGTTCGTTGGAGCAGGACGCGGACATGGTGCTGCTGATCCATCGACCGGACGCCTTCGAGCGCGACGACCCCCGGATGGGTGAGGCGGACCTGATCCTGGCCAAGCACCGTGCGGGCCCCACCACGACCGTCACCCTGGCCCACCAGCTCCACTACAGCCGCTTCGTCGACATGGCACAGAGCTGA